In Cottoperca gobio chromosome 1, fCotGob3.1, whole genome shotgun sequence, a genomic segment contains:
- the snrpb2 gene encoding U2 small nuclear ribonucleoprotein B'', with product MDIRPNHTIYINNINDKVKKEEMKRSLYALFSQFGQIVEIVAMKTSKMRGQAFVVFKELVGATNALRQLQGFPFYNKPMRIQYAKTDSEVIAKVKGTYGDKDKKKDKKKKAMEPATSLLKKPAGGSPVPAHSTSAQVPDNPPNYILFLNNLPEETNEMMLSMLFNQFPGFKEVRLVPGKHDISFVEFESDNQAGVAKDALQGFRITATCAMKITYAKK from the exons ATGGATATCCGACCAAACCACACCATTTACATcaacaatataaatgataaagtcaagaaagaag aGATGAAGCGTTCGCTCTACGCGCTCTTCTCTCAGTTCGGTCAGATAGTCGAAATCGTGGCCATGAAGACCTCGAAGATGAGGGGACAGGCTTTCGTTGTGTTCAAAGAGCTCGTCGGCGCCACCAACGCACTGAGGCAACTTCAAGGCTTCCCCTTCTACAACAAGCCCATG AGGATACAGTACGCAAAGACGGACTCGGAGGTCATCGCCAAGGTGAAGGGCACGTACGGCGacaaggacaagaagaaggacaagaagaagaaagctatGGAGCCGGCGACCAGCCTACTAAAGAAACCCGCAGGG GGATCACCAGTGCCGGCACATTCCACCTCAGCACAG GTGCCGGACAATCCACCGAACTACATCCTGTTCCTCAATAACCTCCCTGAAGAGACCAACGAGATGATGCTGTCGATGCTGTTCAACCA atttcctggttttaaagagGTGCGACTCGTCCCGGGGAAACACGACATTTCCTTCGTGGAGTTTGAAAGCGACAACCAGGCGGGCGTGGCTAAAGACGCGCTGCAGGGCTTCAGAATCACAGCGACCTGCGCCATGAAGATCACCTACGCCAAGAAGTAG